In the genome of Rhodoplanes sp. Z2-YC6860, one region contains:
- a CDS encoding LLM class flavin-dependent oxidoreductase encodes MKVFIFDLLAYGKHFDQYKQTKYLPYPLGSDHYDREVAAQTYEQHLQCWEEMDKLGFDGVGLNEHHTTPHGLMNSPNMMAAVAAQRTKKLKFLMLGNLVPLHNPLRIAEELAMADTMSRGRILSGFARGVPREYNVYGVPMSESRARFEEAVDIILKAWTESKFSYEGKYWSYKDISIWPRPYTQPHPPVWVPFTGSAETIEWAGKHNFSAVIPDHHRGLTQDIVGYFAKQLHANGHKITPEHMCFFTDAYVAKDRETAIKEYSPFYLYFVQTLWHHGSLEKASQPQGTGYRSSSSTDYIKPENRVGVGVDREGMQKTTLADIEHKISSGELSWGSPKEVADNLIEGAERMGANNLLINMNVGAMAHDVFLEQIRRFGRDVLPRLQAHQVKRVPAAETVPA; translated from the coding sequence ATGAAAGTGTTCATCTTCGACCTGCTCGCCTACGGCAAGCACTTCGACCAATACAAGCAGACCAAGTATCTGCCGTATCCGCTCGGCAGCGATCACTATGATCGCGAGGTCGCGGCGCAGACCTATGAGCAGCACCTGCAATGCTGGGAGGAGATGGACAAGCTCGGCTTCGACGGCGTCGGGCTGAACGAACATCACACCACGCCGCACGGACTGATGAACTCGCCCAATATGATGGCGGCGGTGGCGGCGCAGCGCACCAAGAAACTGAAGTTCCTGATGCTCGGCAACCTCGTGCCGCTGCACAATCCGCTGCGCATCGCCGAGGAGCTGGCGATGGCCGACACCATGTCGCGCGGGCGCATCCTGTCGGGCTTCGCCCGCGGCGTGCCACGCGAGTACAACGTCTACGGCGTGCCGATGAGCGAGTCGCGGGCGCGCTTCGAGGAGGCGGTCGACATCATCCTCAAGGCCTGGACCGAGTCGAAGTTCTCCTACGAGGGCAAATACTGGTCCTACAAGGACATCTCGATCTGGCCGCGGCCCTACACCCAACCTCATCCGCCCGTGTGGGTGCCGTTCACCGGCTCCGCGGAAACCATCGAATGGGCCGGCAAGCACAACTTCAGCGCTGTCATCCCCGATCACCATCGCGGGCTGACGCAGGACATCGTCGGCTATTTCGCAAAGCAGCTTCACGCCAACGGCCACAAGATCACGCCGGAGCACATGTGCTTCTTCACCGACGCCTATGTGGCGAAGGATCGCGAGACCGCGATCAAGGAGTACAGCCCGTTCTATCTCTATTTCGTGCAGACGCTGTGGCACCACGGCTCGCTGGAAAAGGCGTCGCAACCCCAGGGCACGGGTTACCGGTCGTCATCGTCGACGGACTACATCAAGCCCGAGAACCGGGTCGGCGTCGGCGTCGACCGCGAGGGCATGCAGAAGACCACGCTGGCCGACATCGAGCACAAGATCTCGTCCGGCGAGCTGTCATGGGGCTCGCCCAAGGAGGTCGCCGACAACCTGATCGAAGGCGCCGAGCGCATGGGTGCCAACAACCTGCTCATCAACATGAACGTCGGCGCCATGGCGCATGACGTGTTCCTGGAGCAGATCCGCCGCTTCGGCCGGGACGTCCTGCCGCGGCTGCAAGCCCACCAGGTCAAGCGCGTGCCGGCCGCGGAGACGGTGCCGGCTTAG